In the genome of Pempheris klunzingeri isolate RE-2024b chromosome 11, fPemKlu1.hap1, whole genome shotgun sequence, one region contains:
- the tac3a gene encoding tachykinin-3a: MRRSLLLVTLFLIMKLRISQSRCEEPGSRRSSSDQTIGLESLKRNILKRYSDLDYDSFVGLMGRRNADANAVQSPQKREMHDIFVGLMGRRNSESDNGPWRREYPERRGIFLNKCRLKFLQGL, from the exons ATGAGGAGAAGTCTGCTGCTAGTGACTCTGTTCCTCATCATGAAACTTCGAATCAGCCAGTCCAGATGCGAGGAGCCCGGATCGCGCAGATCATCCTCAGAT CAGACCATAGGTTTGGAGAGCCTCAAGCGGAACATTCTGAAGAGGTATAGCGATTTGGATTATGACAGCTTTGTGGGTCTGATGGGCAGAAGAAATGCCG atGCAAACGCTGTGCAGTCACCACAAAAAA GGGAAATGCACGACATTTTTGTTGGTCTTATGGGAAGGAGAAACTCAGAGTCTG ATAATGGTCCCTGGAGGAGAGAGTatccagagaggagaggcattTTTCTCAACAAGTGCAGGCTGAA ATTTCTTCAGGGGCTGTAA